TGCATTTCCTTGCGCAGCTGTTCCAGCACCTGTTCGCGACCAACGCCCTTGTCGAGCATTTCCAAACGGCGATTCACGCGGCTGTTCAGGCTGATCGATTTGCCAAAGGCGACCAGATAGATTCCGTTGATCAGCACCAGCACGCCGACAAAAATCAAGCCATAGATGATAGGTTCTGCACTCAGTTGCATGGCGTATCCCCTTACATTGTCGTCGGTTCATAGATGGATGGCGGCAGGTCATACCCCCACATCCGGAACCGCTCGGAATAATGGCTGCGCACGCCGGTCGCGGTGAAGTGACCGATAATCTTGTTGTCAGGCGTCAGGCCAACGCGCTGATAGCGAAAGATCTCCTGCATCGAGATCACGTCGCCTTCCATCCCCGTAATCTCGGTGATCGAGGTCATGCGGCGCGAGCCGTCCTGCAGGCGGCTGGCCTGCACGATTAGGTTCACAGCCGAAGAGATCTGGCTGCGCACGGCCTTGATCGGCATTTCGATCCCGGCCATGGCGATCATGTTTTCCAGACGGCTGACACCATCGCGGGCGCTGTTGGCGTGGATCGTTGTCATCGATCCGTCGTGGCCGGTGTTCATGGCCTGCAACATGTCGATGACTTCCTCGCCGCGGGTCTCGCCCACGATGATCCGATCAGGGCGCATCCGCAGGGCGTTTTTCAAACAGTCGCGTGGCGAAACCTCACCCTTGCCTTCGACGTTGGGTGGGCGGCTTTCCATCCGGCCAACATGGGTCTGTTGCAGCTGAAGTTCCGCGGTATCCTCGATCGTCAGGATGCGTTCGGCGTTGTCGATGAACGAGCTTAGCGCGTTGAGCGTCGTGGTCTTACCCGAACCGGTACCGCCCGAGACGATCACGTTAAGCCGCGTTGAAACAGCGGCCTGCAGATAAGCAGCCATTTCTTCGGTAAAGGCACCAAAATTCACCAGATCATCAATGCCCAGCTTGTCCTTTTTGAACTTACGAATGGACACCAACGAGCCATCCACCGCAATCGGTGGCACCATTGCGTTGAAACGCGAACCATCAGCCAGACGGGCGTCAACATAAGGGTTGGATTCATCGACACGGCGTCCCACGGCAGACACGATCTTGTCGATGATCCGCATCAGGTGCTTTTCGTCCTTGAAGGTGACGTCGCTCAATTGCAGCTTACCGGCACGTTCCACAAACACCTGTTGCGGACCGTTGACCAGAATATCGTTGACCGTCTCGTCCTGTAGCAAAGTTTCCAGCGGACCCAGGCCAGTGACCTCGTCGTAAAGGTCCTTGTTCAGCGTTGTGCGGTCTTCGCGGTTGAGCACAATGCCCTTCGATTCCAGGATTTCACTGGTGATGGTGCTGATTTCCGCACGCAATTCAGCCTCGGCCGCGTGTTCCAAAGCGGACAGGTTCAGGTTTTCCAGCAGTTCGCGGTGCAACTCGATCTTGATCTCGCCCATCCGCTCCTTGCGCTTGCGATCCTTATCGGTCGAGGTGACCTCGGCGGCCTTGCGGTCCAAGGGCTTGCGCAGGCTGGCTTGCGCAGGCTTCGGTTGGGGTGCGCTGGGCGCTGCTTCGACTTTCTTAACAGGCTTAGCCGGTTGAACCGGCTCGGCCTTTCCAGTCTTTTTGTATCTCGAAAACATCTTGGTCCCCCAATCTTACTCGTTTACGCGGCTTCGGCGTCGCTGCGACCCAGGTCATGCAAGGACTGGGCGAGCTTCGCGAGTTCCTTGCGCAAAGGGTTCTTTGCGGCGGACGAGGCCAAGGGCAGGCCGTGGTCGGCGCCCTGAGTGACCTGTTTGCCCCCATCAGGCAATTGCAGGTCGATGGAAATGCCCAGGGATTCGCCCATCCGCTTGACCCGGCTCTTGCCGCTGAGGTCGGTGAATTTGGGTGCGCGGTTCAGGGCAAAGCGCAGCTTGTTGAACGGCAGGTCCTCGGATTGCAACGCGCGCTTCATCCGCAGGGCGTTCTGAGCCGAGCGCATGTCCAGCTCGATCAGGGCAAAATAGACATGGGCCGCCTGCAACACGGTTTCCGACCACTGCACCAACGTCTTGGGCATGTCGACAATCACATAATCGAAGTGCGCCCGCGCCATTTCGATGACGCGTTCAATGTCTTCGGGGCTGATGATGTCGAGCGGCACCATGTCAGACGGCGCAGTCAGCACCTGCAGCTTGTCCTCAAAGCTCAGCAGAGCCTGACCAAAGACCTCTTCGTCCATGCTGTCTGTGTCTGACAGCATTTCGAACACGGCCTCGCGGCGTGGCAGGTCAAGAAAGGTCGAGACCGAGCCGTATTGCAGATCGAGGTCCAGCAGACAGACACTGGGTGCATCGTCCTTGTCGACGTTGGTCAGCTCCCACGCCAGATTCACGGCCATAGTCGTGGCCCCGGTACCGCCCGCCAATCCGTGCACAACAATCAACGCACCCTCTTTCGAGCTGCCGGATTTCAGTTGTGCAGTGTTGTGCTGCGACTGGTTGACCTCGGGCTCTGGTGAATTCAACCGCTCGATGGCGGACTGCAACTCGTGCTCGGGAAGGGGGTAGGGAACAAATTCGTCCGCGCCTTTGCGCAGCAGCTGGTGCAGTGAGGCCGGAGTGACGTCTTCGGCGATCAGAATGACCTTAATGCCGCGCGATTTGGCCTGGGCAATAATTTCTCCCATGAGAACAAGATTGTCCTCGTCCTCGCCGTCGATCGCCAAGGCAATGAATTCCAACGACTCGGCTTCCGGCTGTCCAAAAAAGGCCAGAGCCTCGGCAAAGCCCAGGTCTCCCCAGCTTTCACCAAGCGCAGTTTCCATGTCTTCGATCAACAGATCGAAATTTTGCACGTCCCTGCTGACTGTACAGGCCAGGATCGGGCTGTTCTCGGGTTGTGGCGCTACACTGCTCATTGCCTTCTTCCTCTTTACGGGGGGCACCAGAACCGAGCTTGCCTAGCTCTGGATCGATGCCGTCGCGCAACCTGCAAACGGTCGCACGTCACCTATTGGAAGCAATGTCGCTGTGAAGTTGGGCGAGATTTAGGCCGAAACAAACCAATTGTAGGGAATTGGGCGACGATACCGCCCAAATCACCCGGATTGTTATTCGGTAAAGCCACCTGCGCTGCTGGTGGTGGTCACCTTGCTCGGTGCCTCAGCGCTTTTGACGTAGTCGCGATAGATGATTTGCGCATATTTACCATCCAAAACAGTGGGATGGCGTCCGACAAAGCCCGAAACCTCGGTGACGGTGCGCCGGTTGCGACGGTCGCGATCGGGGGTGTTCACCAGCGGTTTGGTCTCGCCGAACGAGGCCAGGGCTTCAAGCCGCGAGCGTTTGATGCCTTGGGACGCAAAAAAGGCAACAACGGCCTGCGCGCGCCGCAATCCCAGGCGCTTGTTATACGCGGCCGAACCGACGGCGTCGGTGTGGCCGTAAACCCGGAATTTCACTTCAGGGAACTGGCGGATGAAATTGGCCTGTTTCAGAAGAGTTTGACGCGCTGTGTCGTCCAGTGACGCACTGTCAAAAGCAAAGTTGATCTGATTGGGCACTTCGCGGGCGAATCTGTCGGCCAGGGTCTGGGCGAAATTGCGTTCGCCGTTCTGCATTTGTGTGTTGTTCAGGGTGGCGTTGCCAAAGGTGCCAGAATCAACCTCATAGCCGGCTTCGCGTCCACAGGCTGCAACAGCAACCATCAAACCCAGTGAGACAACCCATTTATGCATCGGACCCATCCCTTGTTTAGTCCAGCACGTAGCCATACGAGCCGCTGAAATCCTGCTTGGCCACTTCCGAGGCCGCACCGCCACCTGCACGATCCGTGCTTGAGACCTGACCATAAAGGAACAGGCCGTTTTCGCTGGGTGGCTTCACCCGATCCGTTGGCAGGGCCAGCGCCTCGCCGCGGGTGGGTGTCACCAGATGCGCGGTCACGATGATGACCAGCTCGGTCTGGCTGCGCTGATAGTTGGCGCTGCGGAACAAAGCGCCCAGTACCGGAACATCACCGATCCAGGGCAGTTGCGAGTTGTTGTCCAGGAATTCGTCTTCGATCAGACCGGCAATCGCAAAGCTTTCGCCGTCGCGCAGTTCCACCGTGGTCGAGGTTTCGCGGCGGGCAAAGGCCGCGATGTTAAAGCCGTTCACCACAACGCTGTTGTTGGGGTCCAGCGACGACACCGCTGCCAGCAGTTCCAGATTGATCAGATCGCCATCCAGAACGCGTGGAATAAAGCTCAGCTCGATGCCAAAGGGTTTGTATTCAACGGAAAACAGACCGTCACGTTGAGCCACCGGGATCGGATACTCGCCACCTGCCAGGAACTTGGCTTCTTGGCCTGAAAGGGCCGACAGGTTGGGTTCGGCCAGGGTGCGAACAACGCCTTTGCGCTCCAGTGCTTCGATCAGCAGGCGGATCTGCGTCGCGCCCGCGCTAAAGCCAAAGAGGATCGCACCGGTGTTCTGGTTCGTTGCCGGGATATTGCCATTCAGGGCGCCTGTGAGGTTCGGCTGGTTGTTCAGAGTGTTGATACCACCTGTGGCGTCACCCCCGCTGAAA
This Falsiruegeria litorea R37 DNA region includes the following protein-coding sequences:
- a CDS encoding type II and III secretion system protein family protein yields the protein MKIDGWIKAALLGLSLACTPIIGSMAQAENLRVVKKGTAATLDVPMNRAVVVESDQPFAELSIANPGIADISSLSDRTIYVLGKSPGLTTLTLLDATGRLITNVNVRVAADVTEFKERLGQILPGEKIEVRTANDGIVLSGTVSSAQRLQRALDLAERYAPERVSNLMSVGGVQQVMLKVRFAEMQRSVSKSLSASLGFSGGDATGGINTLNNQPNLTGALNGNIPATNQNTGAILFGFSAGATQIRLLIEALERKGVVRTLAEPNLSALSGQEAKFLAGGEYPIPVAQRDGLFSVEYKPFGIELSFIPRVLDGDLINLELLAAVSSLDPNNSVVVNGFNIAAFARRETSTTVELRDGESFAIAGLIEDEFLDNNSQLPWIGDVPVLGALFRSANYQRSQTELVIIVTAHLVTPTRGEALALPTDRVKPPSENGLFLYGQVSSTDRAGGGAASEVAKQDFSGSYGYVLD
- a CDS encoding OmpA family protein, translated to MHKWVVSLGLMVAVAACGREAGYEVDSGTFGNATLNNTQMQNGERNFAQTLADRFAREVPNQINFAFDSASLDDTARQTLLKQANFIRQFPEVKFRVYGHTDAVGSAAYNKRLGLRRAQAVVAFFASQGIKRSRLEALASFGETKPLVNTPDRDRRNRRTVTEVSGFVGRHPTVLDGKYAQIIYRDYVKSAEAPSKVTTTSSAGGFTE
- a CDS encoding CpaF family protein; translation: MFSRYKKTGKAEPVQPAKPVKKVEAAPSAPQPKPAQASLRKPLDRKAAEVTSTDKDRKRKERMGEIKIELHRELLENLNLSALEHAAEAELRAEISTITSEILESKGIVLNREDRTTLNKDLYDEVTGLGPLETLLQDETVNDILVNGPQQVFVERAGKLQLSDVTFKDEKHLMRIIDKIVSAVGRRVDESNPYVDARLADGSRFNAMVPPIAVDGSLVSIRKFKKDKLGIDDLVNFGAFTEEMAAYLQAAVSTRLNVIVSGGTGSGKTTTLNALSSFIDNAERILTIEDTAELQLQQTHVGRMESRPPNVEGKGEVSPRDCLKNALRMRPDRIIVGETRGEEVIDMLQAMNTGHDGSMTTIHANSARDGVSRLENMIAMAGIEMPIKAVRSQISSAVNLIVQASRLQDGSRRMTSITEITGMEGDVISMQEIFRYQRVGLTPDNKIIGHFTATGVRSHYSERFRMWGYDLPPSIYEPTTM
- a CDS encoding AAA family ATPase — translated: MSSVAPQPENSPILACTVSRDVQNFDLLIEDMETALGESWGDLGFAEALAFFGQPEAESLEFIALAIDGEDEDNLVLMGEIIAQAKSRGIKVILIAEDVTPASLHQLLRKGADEFVPYPLPEHELQSAIERLNSPEPEVNQSQHNTAQLKSGSSKEGALIVVHGLAGGTGATTMAVNLAWELTNVDKDDAPSVCLLDLDLQYGSVSTFLDLPRREAVFEMLSDTDSMDEEVFGQALLSFEDKLQVLTAPSDMVPLDIISPEDIERVIEMARAHFDYVIVDMPKTLVQWSETVLQAAHVYFALIELDMRSAQNALRMKRALQSEDLPFNKLRFALNRAPKFTDLSGKSRVKRMGESLGISIDLQLPDGGKQVTQGADHGLPLASSAAKNPLRKELAKLAQSLHDLGRSDAEAA